The Ornithorhynchus anatinus isolate Pmale09 chromosome 1, mOrnAna1.pri.v4, whole genome shotgun sequence genome includes a window with the following:
- the F2RL2 gene encoding proteinase-activated receptor 3, protein MKTLVLATTGLFLLSAGLGQKGAERDTANPAKPTPFLKTFRGAPQDVYEDIPLSVIEGWTSATLTKGCSGETTDGASLRVNNATLGYLTSSLSTKLIPTVYIMVFALGVPANAVTLWMLLFQSGSVSVTIFYTNLAVADFLFCLTLPFKISYHLNGNNWLFGEAMCRATTVIFYGNMYCSILLLACISLSRYLAVVHPFLYRRLPRRHYAILACGLVWLTVFLYMLPFFILKQEYHLEQLGIFTCHDVHNTCETISPFQFYYFISLAVFGFLVPLGVIVFCYVTIVRSLKAYDQKWFWYVKVSLLILSIFAICFTPSNMILIAHHANYYYNNMDDLYVFYLVALCLGSLNSCLDPFLYFLMSKITDHSSSYLTTVKTAREQ, encoded by the exons ATGAAGACTCTAGTATTGGCAACAACCGGACTGTTTTTATTGTCCGCTGGTCTTGGTCAAAAAG GGGCGGAACGGGACACTGCTAACCCTGCCAAGCCTACTCCCTTCCTTAAGACCTTCCGAGGGGCCCCTCAAGATGTCTACGAGGACATCCCCCTGTCGGTAATAGAGGGCTGGACGAGTGCCACGCTTACTAAAGGGTGCTCCGGGGAGACGACAGACGGGGCATCTCTCCGAGTGAACAATGCCACCCTGGGATACCTCACCAGCTCCTTAAGCACCAAGCTGATCCCTACCGTCTACATAATGGTCTTCGCCCTGGGGGTGCCAGCCAACGCCGTGACCCTGTGGATGCTGCTCTTCCAAAGCGGATCCGTCAGCGTGACCATCTTCTACACCAACCTGGCCGTCGCTGACTTCCTCTTCTGTCTCACGCTGCCCTTCAAGATCTCCTACCACCTCAACGGGAACAACTGGCTCTTCGGGGAGGCCATGTGCCGGGCCACGACCGTCATCTTCTATGGCAACATGTACTGCTccatcctgctcctggcctgcatCAGCCTCAGCCGGTACCTGGCGGTCGTTCACCCCTTCCTCTACCGCAGGCTCCCCAGGCGCCACTACGCCATCCTGGCCTGTGGCCtggtgtggctcacggtcttcctgtACATGCTGCCGTTCTTCATCCTGAAGCAAGAGTACCATCTGGAGCAGCTGGGGATCTTCACCTGCCACGACGTGCACAACACCTGCGAGaccatctcccccttccagttCTACTACTTCATCTCTCTGGCAGTGTTTGGGTTCCTCGTGCCCCTCGGTGTCATTGTCTTCTGCTACGTCACCATCGTTCGGTCGCTCAAAGCCTATGACCAAAAGTGGTTCTGGTACGTGAAAGTGAGTCTCCTGATCCTCTCGATATTTGCCATCTGCTTCACTCCAAGCAACATGATCCTGATCGCGCACCACGCCAACTACTATTACAACAACATGGACGACTTGTACGTCTTCTATCTTGTGGCCTTGTGCCTGGGCAGTCTGAACAGCTGCCTCGACCCATTCCTCTACTTTCTCATGTCGAAGATCACAGACCATTCGAGTTCTTACCTTACGACGGTCAAGACAGCCAGAGAACAGTGA